In one window of Larus michahellis chromosome 10, bLarMic1.1, whole genome shotgun sequence DNA:
- the LOC141749186 gene encoding heat shock transcription factor, X-linked member 3-like has protein sequence MSPLCSTGIKMTCQNVPLVPPVAGTSRPSLADWQDEARLLMAMASEENFCPTGTEEMKRQESPAEIPSISAPAVLGYPANMISAGPPGQGERAPCDAAVAEWNVELDVQPGCEGHKTKQVPPVSNKAVGEANGFSALHFPQKLWKVVESHQFQSIWWRADGKCVAINEGLFKEEVLGGGRPQQIFGMNSMKSFLRQMNLYSFTKQRQDFQRSASLPEFLAEEAAASAHSQILY, from the exons ATGTCCCCACTGTGCAGCACGGGCATCAAAATGACATGTCAGAATGTCCCATTGGTGCCCCCAGTAGCCGGCACCAGTCGGCCTTCGCTTGCTGACTGGCAGGACGAGGCCAGGCTGCTCATGGCGATGGCCAGTGAGGAAAACTTTTGTCCAACTGggacagaagaaatgaaaaggcaggaaTCTCCCGCAGAAATACCATCAATTTCTGCTCCAGCTGTGCTGGGGTATCCAGCCAACATGATTTCTGCTGGTCCTCCAGGACAGGGGGAAAGAGCACCCTGTGACGCTGCCGTAGCAGAGTGGAATGTGGAGCTGGATGTCCAACCTGGCTGTGAGGGTCACAAGACCAAGCAAGTCCCTCCTGTTTCCAACAAGGCAGTGGGTGAAGCCAATGGGTTCTCAGCACTCCACTTCCCTCAGAAGCTTTGGAAGGTGGTGGAAAGCCACCAGTTTCAATCCATTTGGTGGCGTGCGGATGGAAAATGTGTTGCCATCAATGAAGGACTCTTCAAAGAGGAGGTGCTGGGTGGGGGAAGACCTCAACAAATTTTTGGAATGAACAGCATGAAGAGTTTCCTTCGGCAGATGAACCTGTACAGCTTCACCAAACAGCGACAGGATTTCCAACGATCTGCCTCCCTGCCCGAATTCCtggcagaagaagcagcagcttctgctcacAGCCAG ATACTCTACTAG